The nucleotide sequence ACCCGCGTAGGCTCCACGATGTCAAGGACACATCGCAGGTCAGGGGCGCAGCATGGATGTCGACATCGAGAGCAACGCCGAAGATGCCCGTCGGCTACGCGAATTCTCCGCTTTCGACGCCTTCTCCGATGCTGAGCTGGAGCGTGTCGTGGAGGCGGCACAGCGCATTTCGCAGTCCGTGCCGTGGCCATTGATCCGCGAACAGACTCCATCAGATGCCTGCTACATCCTGCTCAGAGGGGAGGCCGGCGTCTACGTCGGCCGGGACCGCATCGCCGTACTAAGGCCCGGCGAAGTGATCGGTGAATCTGCACTTCGCCGTGGGAAACTGCGGTCTGCGACAGTAACGACAACCGGCCCGGCCGAGGTATTGCGAATCGGCCGCGACGATCTCGCCCGCCTGCTTGATGAGATTCCCGCACTGCGCGAGACCATGGAGGCCACCACCGCTCGGCATGTGCCGGTAGCCCAGCCGCCGAAGTCAAAACCCGAACGCTCACCGCTGAATGCCTCGGCGCCGACGGAAGTGGTCGAACGTTTCGAGCAGGCAGCCGCCGCTGCCGGGGTGAGCGTCGGGGCCGCGCTCGAGGATGCGCTCACCCAGTGGATCGACCGGAACCACAAGGCGTAGGCGGTCATCGACCCAGGTCTGCGGGCTAGTCCGGCGAGGGCGCCGGGTCGCCATCCCAGGTGCTCGGCATCGCAGGTGTTCGCGGGCCGTCGTCGTACCCGTCACCGGCCACCTTGATCAACCCGGCTGCGGTGCGGTCGCCGGATTTGCCGGCGACACCGGAGAACCCGAAAGTCCCCGCACTACCTGCCAAGCCGGACGCGGTGGTGATCCGCTCGCTGCCCGTCATCGAGTCGGGAGCCGTCTCCGATTCCAAATCCATGTACTCAAAGCCGCGGCCGAGCTGGCCGACCTTCGTGCGCCGGCGACGCTGCGAGCGAGCCGGCTCCGATGGGGCCGGCGCGACGACCGGCACCTCGGCACCATCGGGCCGCGGGGCCTTCTTGCGGGCGCTGGCACGTGCGGCGCTCTTGGCATCCGCGCCCAGGCCACCCACCATGTAGCCGAAATTCTCCATCCCCACTCCCAGACCAGCACCGCTTACCGGCGGTGGTGCGGTCGACGGCGGGGGCGGCGGGGCCTGCGTGAGGGTAAGGGTGCTCGCGTCCACGGGTGCTGGCGCCGGGGGAGTGGGCGGGACGTTGGGGGTTAGCGCGACCGGCGGAGCGGCGGGCGCGGCGACCGGTAGCGCCGGTGGCGGCACGGCGACCAGCGCCGCCAAACCCTTGGCACCAAGCGGCGCCAGCACCGCGCCGGCCGCCAACGGCACCAGCGGAGCGGCCAACATCGGCGCCAGCGCCGCGAGAAGCACAGCGGTCTGCTCCAGCAGGGTCTTCAGCAGCGCGATCGTATCGGTGATGATCGTGCCAATGGCTTCCACGCTGGTGAACAAGATGGTGAGGCCAATGGTCATGGGATTGCCCGACGCGAACGCGGCGGCAAGGTCGGCACCGATGAATGCGAACGTTTGTGACAGGAGGGTGACATACGTAGCAAAGTCCATCGGGTAGCCGAGGGCGAAGGCGATGTTGAGCGGGCTGAGGTAGGTGAGCGGATTGCCGAGGGTGAGCAGATACGGGTCAAATCCGGAGAACAGCGCCTGCAGGAAGGGGATGTTCGCCAGCCAATCGACGAACGGCTTGATCAACTTGTTGTAGAGGTCGACATACCCGATGTCGTTGAGCCATTGCAGAAACTGGCTTTGCCGGTCGGGAGGTAGCTCCGCTGCCTGTGCGGCGGCAGCCGCCGGCGCGGCGGCGTTCATGATCGGCGGGGCCGGGGCGGGCTGCGGCGCGGCAGCCACCGCCGTGGCCGAGACGTCCTGGTAGCCGCCCATGACCGCGGCGGCCTGAATCCACATCCGCACGTAATCGGCTTCGTTGACCGCGATTGGGATGGTGTTGATGCCGAAAAAATTCGTGACTACCAGCCCCGTATGGATCGTGTGGTTGGCCCCCAGCTCCGCCAAGGTCGGCATCGCCGCCAGGGCGGCGGTGTAGGCGGCGGCAGCGGTTTGCTGCTGACCGGCCATTGCAGCGCTGTTGGCGCTGGCCTGTATCAGCCACATCAGATATGGCACGTGGGCCGCCACGTAGATTTCGGCGGTCGGACCGTCCCACGCTCCGGCCTGTACGGCGGCGAGCAGAGCGGCCAGTTCCTCGGCCGCCTCGGCGTAGGTGATGCTCAGCGAAGTCCACTCGCCCGCGGCCACCAGCAACGAACCGGGGCCCGGGCCGCTGCTCAACAGGGCCGAATGCACCTCTGGCGGCGCCGCCATCCAGATCGGCGCGGTCATCGATCACCGCCAGCGAACCGATGCTCACCGATGTGAGGCGCGGCCGACATCCTGACGGTGTGGGCACGTGGGGCCATCAATAGTCCTCCGGTACGACGGGATGCCCGCGCCTGGTGAACCGTGGTAGCCGCTAGAGCCGATGAATGGCGCCGTCTGCCCGGCACCGTGTCTGCATACCTACGACCATCCGCCCAATCCACGAGGCGACGCGCGCCGAACACAACGTGCCCGGCGCAACTGGCAGGTCTTCGGACTCGCAGGCCCGCACCGACGATGGTGCTCCTACTAACCGTCGCTTCCCAGTCCCAGGCTGTGGGGCCAGTGCCGATGACGGTGTTCGTTCCTGCATACCGCTGCGGGACAGTCCCGGATTCCCACCGGGTTCCCTCTCACGACGAAGCCGCGAAAGCCTCCGCCGCTTGATGCCGACAACACTCAGAATGCCGCCAGCAAACCAGCTGCGCGGCTTAGATTACTCGACGCGCACGCTTTGGGCCCAACGCTCACACCTAAATCACAGCGGGAAGCCAGGCGGATAGGCGACGCTGATGCGGATTGAGATCCAAATGTAGATGGGGTGACCCCCCTCGGCGGCAGCATCAAATCCGTTCGAGGGGGAGCGGCTGGAACAGCCATGTTGGCGACGAGTTTGCTGAGGTTGGGTCACAACTGCCGTGACCGGGCTTCATATTCGCCGCCGCCGCGCTGGCATCGGTGATAATGGCCGAAGTGTGGACGTCCAATGATGCTGATGCTCGACCGGCCCAGAGGTGGCTGTTCGCGAGGTCACGGATGCGAGGCTCCCTAGGCCCGGTAGCCGCGTGAACGCCTACCTGCATCAGCGATTCCCCGAGCTGCGCACCACCCTCGAGCGCGTCACCCTCGGCGACGGTCCCACACCCGTGCGCCCCCTGTCCCATCTGATCAGCGCTTGCCCGTCGATCTGGATCAAAGACGACGGCGCCTACGGCAACGGGGGCTGGGGCGGCAACAAAGTCCGCAAACTGGAATGGCTGCTGCCCGAAGTAAGGCGCCAACGGCGAAGCACGATCCTGACCTTCGGTGGGCTGGGCACCAACTGGGGACTCGCGGCCACGCTCTACGCCGCCGAGCTGGGGATTCACACCGCTCTGGCACTCATTGACCAGCCGGTAGACGAGCATGTCGAAGCCCAGCTCGACCGCCTTCGGGCATCCGGTGCCGACATCTATCTGACGCGCTCCAAGGCCCGAACGGTGGCCGCCGCCCCGTACTTATACCTGCGCCACCGACGTCCCTACCTGCTACCGGCCGGCGGCTCCTCACCCCTGGGAGTCATCGGCTATGTCGAGGCAGCATTCGAACTCGCCGCGCAGCTTAGAGACGGTGCGCTGCCGACGCCATCGTCGATCGTCACCGCGGTCGGGTCTGGGGGTACGGTGGCCGGCCTGCACCTGGGCCTCGCGCTCGCCGGCCTGACCGATATTCAGGTGATCGGCGTCGTTGTCAACGACAAGCTGCGACTCGACCATCGATCGATCACATCGCTGGCTCGACGGGCCGCACGTCTGCTGCAAGATCGCGGCGCCAAGCTACCGTCCATCGACCTGCCTGCCGAGCGG is from Mycobacterium marinum and encodes:
- a CDS encoding cyclic nucleotide-binding domain-containing protein; its protein translation is MDVDIESNAEDARRLREFSAFDAFSDAELERVVEAAQRISQSVPWPLIREQTPSDACYILLRGEAGVYVGRDRIAVLRPGEVIGESALRRGKLRSATVTTTGPAEVLRIGRDDLARLLDEIPALRETMEATTARHVPVAQPPKSKPERSPLNASAPTEVVERFEQAAAAAGVSVGAALEDALTQWIDRNHKA
- a CDS encoding PPE family protein; this translates as MTAPIWMAAPPEVHSALLSSGPGPGSLLVAAGEWTSLSITYAEAAEELAALLAAVQAGAWDGPTAEIYVAAHVPYLMWLIQASANSAAMAGQQQTAAAAYTAALAAMPTLAELGANHTIHTGLVVTNFFGINTIPIAVNEADYVRMWIQAAAVMGGYQDVSATAVAAAPQPAPAPPIMNAAAPAAAAAQAAELPPDRQSQFLQWLNDIGYVDLYNKLIKPFVDWLANIPFLQALFSGFDPYLLTLGNPLTYLSPLNIAFALGYPMDFATYVTLLSQTFAFIGADLAAAFASGNPMTIGLTILFTSVEAIGTIITDTIALLKTLLEQTAVLLAALAPMLAAPLVPLAAGAVLAPLGAKGLAALVAVPPPALPVAAPAAPPVALTPNVPPTPPAPAPVDASTLTLTQAPPPPPSTAPPPVSGAGLGVGMENFGYMVGGLGADAKSAARASARKKAPRPDGAEVPVVAPAPSEPARSQRRRRTKVGQLGRGFEYMDLESETAPDSMTGSERITTASGLAGSAGTFGFSGVAGKSGDRTAAGLIKVAGDGYDDGPRTPAMPSTWDGDPAPSPD
- a CDS encoding 1-aminocyclopropane-1-carboxylate deaminase/D-cysteine desulfhydrase, producing the protein MNAYLHQRFPELRTTLERVTLGDGPTPVRPLSHLISACPSIWIKDDGAYGNGGWGGNKVRKLEWLLPEVRRQRRSTILTFGGLGTNWGLAATLYAAELGIHTALALIDQPVDEHVEAQLDRLRASGADIYLTRSKARTVAAAPYLYLRHRRPYLLPAGGSSPLGVIGYVEAAFELAAQLRDGALPTPSSIVTAVGSGGTVAGLHLGLALAGLTDIQVIGVVVNDKLRLDHRSITSLARRAARLLQDRGAKLPSIDLPAERLTLLRDWLGPGYGHPTSQGTLALKLARESEHLDLEPVYTAKAMAALLDLTTSGRLPVGPTLYLHTNGPR